A single Amphiura filiformis chromosome 8, Afil_fr2py, whole genome shotgun sequence DNA region contains:
- the LOC140158766 gene encoding glutamate receptor 1-like isoform X1 — translation MGRERVHLLYIFLMICYQLQTIGAYNYQVGILYGENTKALQSNAGGSLYKKLYNDASQFIFESQLISDGDRLSAAHYAPPDSVFVRNSHFATARAVCSNMINGKDLHGIIIPDDMCDICGGGIGAMIGEVYTPTFALDQAGGSSAFKMMPIEDDILEMLVGVINHFHWTDFIFIYDDDPAFAVMSALMEVAKENGWQIIGYGLEDDLEAMFEDLKTKKVKNILFYCGFEENIVPVRNAAFKTGAMRDTYHWIFGNVGAHGLGQEDFLQTKMRQDGAFITRFKPETAGIQISTTNAVPQNKWPFRQNAAYDAMLTLAEAIKHYQERTNGEKPEAIPRCGSDKKSPLIKDLAEINIEGLTGEIAFNPQGDRINYTINIYSGKDRHNILKAGQWTQDITHWEKKNRKTWPKPGNRLYMQPFRQSDKDVIKILCIEEPPFLFVRGQTRGARQTDNQAFGYQGFIPDLLEEIKKVMEHDGMDFTYELELMSEGNYGRRDSVSGQWDGMIQELIEDDADIAAGALTKTSIREEAIDFTDHFLKSDIKILIKHPNFGVQEYPFVPVYPFHVGVWFTNLAALVVVTVLLWVMARWNPYEWRQMYQRGETGQEEGDTFCIRNVFWYLWSTLMLQSYTRSPRSHSGRLLSSFWFYFVLVMIFMYGLTITPFLKVSKNVLFIRGMGDLLKLEQTVHYGVVRHSPTYDYFKHSTDETIQTVWAQMATLDRDPFVARLNDGVRRVRRSNGRYALISEEKLLMWQANDWPCELFVTGGTSTRIKYALAVPSGSPLRDQLTYAIKKLKKEGILAKLEKTNWKGSQRCANQTTWEKDSVYSLNSNDLMGVYYMFAIGVVLSIIIFILDWVFAMVFPSEPKPVGRSFNRSPSPQRKPTIGMDDFGAAARAPSPPRSPPPDQGGAKTDWI, via the exons ATGGGGCGTGAACGCGTCCATCTGCTTTATATTTTTCTGATGATATGTTATCAGTTGCAGACGATCGGAGCTTATAACTATCAAGTTG GTATTCTCTACGGCGAAAACACCAAAGCCCTTCAGTCAAACGCAGGTGGCAGCCTTTACAAGAAGCTGTACAACGATGCTTCTCAGTTTATTTTTGAAAGCCAACTAATCAGCGATGGAGATAGGTTGTCGGCTGCCCACTATGCTCCACCCGACAGTGTATTCGTCAGGAACAGCCATTTCGCAACTGCCAGAGCTG TTTGTAGTAACATGATCAATGGAAAGGATCTGCATGGCATAATCATACCTGATGACATGTGTGACATCTGCGGTGGTGGAATCGGTGCCATGATTGGAGAAGTCTACACACCAACGTTTGCTTTAGATCAGGCAGGTGGTTCCAGTGCTTTCAAGATGATGCCTATTGAAGATGATATTTTGGAAATGTTGGTGGGTGTAATCAATCATTTTCATTGGACCGACTTCATCTTTATATATGACGATGATCCAG CTTTTGCTGTAATGAGCGCCTTGATGGAGGTAGCTAAAGAAAACGGTTGGCAGATTATTGGATATGGTCTGGAAGACGATCTGGAAGCTATGTTTGAAGACTTGAAAACGAAGAAAGTGAAAAACATCTTGTTTTATTGTGGTTTTGAAGAGAACATTGTACCAGTAAGGAATGCT GCATTCAAGACTGGAGCAATGAGAGACACCTATCACTGGATTTTTGGCAATGTT GGTGCGCATGGTCTTGGCCAAGAAGACTTCCTTCAGACAAAGATGCGACAAGATGGGGCTTTTATCACACGTTTCAAGCCAGAAACTGCGGGTATACAAATAAGCACAACTAATGCGGTTCCGCAAAACAAGTGGCCATTCCGACAGAACGCCGCCTATGATGCCATGTTGACACTTGCTGAAGCTATTAAACATTACCAAGAACGTACCAATGGCGAAAAACCTGAAGCCATCCCACGTTGTGGATCGGATAAAAAGAGTCCGCTCATTAAGGATCTTGCAGAG ATTAATATTGAAGGTTTAACTGGAGAGATTGCCTTCAACCCTCAAGGTGATCGCATCAACTACACCATCAACATCTACTCTGGCAAAGATAGGCACAACATCCTGAAG GCTGGTCAGTGGACACAGGATATTACACACTGGGAAAAGAAGAACCGCAAGACATGGCCTAAACCTGGAAATCGTCTGTACATGCAGCCATTCAGACAATCCGACAAGGATGTAATCAAGATATTATGTATTGag GAACCTCCGTTTTTGTTTGTGAGAGGACAAACTCGTGGTGCTCGTCAAACCGATAACCAAGCTTTTGGCTACCAAGGTTTTATTCCCGATCTCCTGGAGGAGATTAAGAAAGTGATGGAACACGATGGCATGGATTTCACCTACGAATTGGAGCTTATGTCAGAAGGAAATTATGGTCGTAGAGACTCGGTGTCTGGACAGTGGGATGGTATGATACAAGAACTGATTGAAGAT GATGCTGACATTGCAGCAGGTGCTCTAACAAAGACAAGTATAAGGGAAGAAGCCATTGATTTCACCGATCATTTTTTGAAGAGCGACATCAAGATCTTGATCAAGCATCCTAACTTTGGTGTCCAGGAATACCCATTCGTCCCCGTCTACCCATTCCACGTTGGAGTATGGTTTACCAACCTGGCTGCCTTGGTAGTTGTCACCGTATTGCTGTGGGTGATGGCTCGTTGGAATCCTTATGAATGGCGTCAAATGTACCAGAGAGGGGAAACAGGACAAGAAGAAGGTGATACTTTCTGTATTCGCAATGTATTCTGGTACTTGTGGTCAACTTTGATGTTGCAGAGTTACACCCGATCGCCTCGTTCTCATTCCGGTCGCCTTCTGTCATCCTTCTGGTTCTACTTTGTACTTGTAATGATTTTTATGTATGGACTAACTATAACTCCATTCCTGAAGGTATCCAAGAATGTTCTCTTCATCCGCGGTATGGGAGATTTACTGAAACTGGAGCAGACCGTTCATTACGGTGTCGTCCGTCACAGCCCTACCTATGATTATTTCAAGCACTCGACAGATGAAACAATCCAAACTGTGTGGGCTCAAATGGCCACTTTAGATCGTGATCCATTTGTCGCACGTCTTAATGATGGTGTCCGTCGCGTTCGTCGTTCAAACGGACGCTATGCTTTGATAAGTGAGGAAAAGCTGCTTATGTGGCAAGCCAACGACTGGCCCTGTGAATTATTTGTCACTGGCGGTACGTCCACAAGGATTAAATACGCCTTGGCTGTTCCATCAGGATCCCCACTACGTGACCAACTTACCTACGCtataaaaaagctgaaaaaagagGGAATATTGGCCAAATTGGAGAAGACAAACTGGAAAGGAAGTCAACGATGCGCAAATCAAACCACGTGGGAAAAGGACTCTGTGTATTCCCTCAACTCAAATGATCTGATGGGAGTTTATTATATGTTCGCAATTGGAGTGGTACTCAGTATCATTATCTTCATCCTTGATTGGGTGTTCGCTATGGTCTTCCCATCTGAACCCAAACCTGTAGGAAGATCATTTAATAGATCACCCTCTCCTCAACGAAAACCTACCATAGGTATGGATGATTTTGGTGCAGCAGCACGCGCACCGTCACCACCGCGGTCACCCCCACCAGATCAGGGAGGAGCTAAAACTGATTGGATTTAG